In Triplophysa rosa linkage group LG2, Trosa_1v2, whole genome shotgun sequence, the genomic window acatcttgtttgttttctctccCCATTGCAGTGAGGATAAACTCCAGCCACCACGAGATTTTCACATTCTGTTTGTGCCTCGCCGGAGTCTGCTGTGTGAGCAGAGACTGAAGGAGAAGGGCGTTCTCAACTCCTTTACAAACATCGATGAGTACATTCTGGACCTCATCCCGTACGACAGCGATCTCCTTTCTATGGAGTCTGAGAATTCCTTTAGGGTAAGTTTGAATGCGTTTAAAATAGGCGGTGTGCATATCAAGAAGCATAGGCAAATTGTAAATAAGAATCAATATATGATATGATGTCTTTTGACATGCAATACAGAAATGAACGCATACATAAGGTGATGAGACTTTTTCTGTTTCATTCTTTTGAAAGGAATGTTATCTAGAGAATGATCAGACAAGCCTGTATCACACTGCCAAGGGCCTGATGACTCTGCAAGCGCTTTATGGAACAATTCCCCAGATCTTTGGTAAAGGAGAATGTGCAAGGGTGAGTAGAAAAGTGAAGAGGGAAATTGTTGtcgaaatataaaaaatgtaggcttcgtttttcatttcatatttggGACGTCTGTTGTTTAGCACGTGGCCAACATGATGTTGCGGATGAAGAGAGAGTTTGCCGGCACGCTCATTCCAACCCTACCCGTGTTTGATACGCTCCTGCTGTTGGATCGCAACGTCGACCTGCTCACACCACTCGCCACACAGCTGACTTATGAGGGTCTCATCGATGAGGTCTATGGCATCACCAATGGTAAACTATTTAAAGACTGATTTCACTCCTAAATGAGGAATTTAAAACTCTAAATAGTAGTTAAAAGACATTTTTGCTATACTATTTTGACAGGTTACGTGAAGCTGCCACCGGAGAAGTTTGCGCAGAAGAAACAGGAAGAAGGTGGAAAAGATCTGCCCACCGAACCCAAAAAACTGCAGCTCAACTCGGCCGAGGAGCTTTACGCTGAAATACGCGACAAGAACTTCAATGCCGTCGGTGCAGCTCTTAGCAAGAAAGCCAAGATCATATCTGCTGCGTTTGAGGTTTGTGATTGTTCTGAGAGGCAGATGGGAGGAGCCGGATGCAGACTTTTAATGTAAATGAAGCAGCAACGTAAACAAACCACTAGGCAACAACCTGCACACCGTCATACCAGTTTTAGACGCAAGCTGACTGTTTAAATAATGATATAAGCATATATTTCTTTGTCTATTGTAGGAACGACACAATGCAAAGACGGTTGGAGAGATCAAACAGTTTGTTTCTCAGTTGCCTCACATGCAGGCGGCTCGCAGCTCTCTGGCAAACCACACGTCTATCGCTGAACTCATTAAAGACATAACAAGCAAGTCAAAGAAACATTCCTGcctgcttttttgtttttgtttctcgcAACTCCGGGTCTAAGATATTCGACAGTTTTTGgaaaaaagcgtctgccaaatgcataaatgttttaatgccacgtaaaacaaaaagattatgaggtttaagttatttattatgGAATTATTATGTCACAtgagcagtttgaagttatagctgcactgttacattatgccattactattttccctgcttataacattcctctgtttgatatcgatcacaaaataagaccaaattagacctcaacagtttcaacaaatgaaatgtcCTAAATCACAAGTGATAATCTCTccctattcttcataaacatttactccgTGACTTTTAAtcagtcactgagtgcagctgtgacgcgtcagaggagacctggccctcccggctgagactggtttttctccatttattccaTTTAACATTAtccttgattttttttctcaaactATTACAACACTAACCTTGTATGCTACTACTTTATTCTCATCATTTTGActtaattttcaaaatattatgaCTTTAATCTCATATTGCTACTAATTTATTCCCAACATTTTGACTTAATTCTCAAAACATGTAATGTTATTTTGCCATGAAAACACTCACAGAAACATGCTGTTGGTAATCATTTTGACTTCCTTAGAAATGACTAATACAGAAATTCTCTTGATAAACTGTCGTCAGGACTTTCTTCAGAAATATGCCTTCAGAATTATAAGATAATATCATAATGAAACCGCTCAGATTAGTTTTGGCTTtggtgtgtattttttttgtgcattaaaCAGTTTTTTCTGTGTTTCAGCCTCAGAAGTTTTCTTCGACAATTTGACAGTCGAGCAGGAGTTCATGACTGGAGTGGATACAGACAAGGTGCTTTGCTCTGCTCAtgaatcttcatttttttatcaaaattgGAATCATGTAAAACCTTGGATACAGTAAGCAACTGTGCTGAGTGTTGAGCAGAgaagttattttatatttggatCATTTCTTTGACTGATACGTCAGTGGTATGTGGTGTTATTTTCAGGTGTGCATGTACATAGAAGACTGCATTGCACAAAAAGATCCACTTATAAAAATCCTGCGGCTGGTTTGCATGCAGTCTGTCTGTAACAACGGCCTCAAACAGAAACTCCTGGACTACTATAAGAGAGAAATCCTTCAGGTTagacagaatttatttttgttttgttaaatatttgatttggatgtttttttctcagaGGTCCACCTAAAGTATATTGCTCATAAAACCTCCGTAAATCATTTTCAATTCACTTTTACTGTCACTATGTGATCACACATATGCATGCGAGTCACCCGACACCCGTATATTTAGTTATATTTACATATCTGATATGTTATATATGTGCTGTTTTGTGCTTTCGCTCTCTAAACTGACAATGATCATATTTTGGTGTAGACGTACGGCTACGAGCACATTCTGACCCTCAACAACCTGGAAAAGGTTGGGTTGCTCAAGCCTCAGAGCACCATGAGAAACAACTACCCTACAATCCGAAAAACCCTGAAGCTGTGGATGGAGGATACAAACGAACAGGCCTGTGGATTTCTTCATTTGTCCTGGTGTTGCTGTAGCACTTTGGGTTGTATGTTGCTCATGACTTTGGGTCCATCTGTCTTTAGAACCCCAACGACATCTCGTATGTGTACAGCGGTTACGCTCCTCTGAGCGTTCGTCTCACTCAGCTGCTGGCACGACCCGGCTGGAGGAGCATAGAGGAGGTGCTGAAGATGTTACCTGGTCCTCACTTTGAGGAAAGACAGCAGCTCCCCGCAGGCCTTCACAAGAAACGTAAGGAATGAGCGTTGGTATTATTTATCGTTTCTGACGATGGTTTTCTCcagtggttgggtttgtccatatttgttTGGACACTTACTCGCTTACgttcatatttttttccatattttagaataataatgaactgagcaaaattatgaaataaaacaaagggaaCTATGGGAATTATGATGCAACTAAAAcatgatatttattataatatatttattttttatcatcttCAGTGCGGTCAccttttgactagaatttgcagaaatgttttcttgtcattttatcaagcagcttcttgaggtctcaaactgagatgctttttaaacgaTATTAAatctattctgtgctcttattggcttgtagtcatccatttcaaaaacgttttcattacataaaatgttagtttcatcataaaaaaacaagacattaaagcatacatttttagatcaaatggtttttaaaataacgagaaacatttcactcaagtgtccaaaaacttttgaccggtagtgtatttttttgtgtgtgcttaTTTTCACACTTCATTTGAACAAATCAGATCTTAAGCACAGCAGATAAATGCAAAAGTGATCCTTTGTAAACAAAAGTTCTGCCGATTGTGATTTTATGAATGGTGATGGAGGCAACACACTCTTCTGTTTGCAGGTCAGCCGGGTGAAAACAGAACGACTCTTGTCTTTTTCCTGGGTGGCGTGACATATGCCGAAGTTGCAGCTTTGAGGTTCTTGTCTCAGATGGAAGACAGTGGGACAGAATATATTATAGCCACAACCAAACTGATCAACGGTACCAGCTGGATAAAGTCTCTGATGGATCATCCCGAGGCtccgttattttaaatgaaccATTTGTAGCTGGATGACATCAATACTGTCACAGCAGCATCATCTTCTCAAACTTTAATGttgtgtatacatgtatatttcCACAAGTTATATTAGTTTATCCGTTTTTTTTCcaagttgttttttatgttgccCAAGTTATTGAAATAATCCTGTGATAAATACTTAAGACTGTAGCTtgagtaaacacattttttcacatGTTCACTGTGTCAGCGTGGTGAATTGTTGCTTTGTTGCTCTTCTAACTAAAAAACATTTGCTTCACTTGAGAGAGTTAAGCTTAAATTACGTTTTCATCATGGTTGCATACACAAATAAACAGAGCATATTTGCAGATTTTGGGTcacttaaaatgacaaaatatatatatttttaggcaTTAAAATCATTTGTCTACCACATAAAAACAGTTTAGTTAGTTTTCACCCCCTTTgacctttaatttttttttattgattctgTGCCTTTTGACATGTGGGGGTGGTTCTAGAAATTGATTATTGGGCATCATGAAAAAATCTAGAGTCCATTCTCACTTGATTTAAACaagataatttaataataaatgtatcaacTACAATCCATACACGGGATTATTTAAAAATCCACGTGGGTCGTACATCAAGAGTTGTGAAGATCATAAGTAGAGTTTGATGAGTTCATCGCTGACGGCAGATGGGGTCAGCACCCCGAGGTCAGTGAAGAGTAATGTAATGAGAGACGGGGGCGTGTAGTCGATCATGGGATGTTCCTGATTCAGATCTTGAGCTGTCTTCAGGACGTCTGCTTTGTACTGAAAGAGAAAGATGATGAGTTTTACATATTTAAGAATTTAGCATTACAAGACTACTGTTTTTGATTTACAAATAAGTGCAAACTTTACGTTCACATTATGGCACTTTCCTTGTTAAACTTCTCGTACTgacttttaaaggtccagtgtgccattttttggaggatctattgacagaaatgcaatataatttgCATAACTATTAGGGGCtgggtaaaaaatattgattcttCAATTTTCTATCTTCAATTTAAGGAAACAATATCGATTTGGGAAATCGCTAAACATAATATTATCTGTATTTCGCCTCTCGTCCAGAGGACGGCGCCATTATTCAAGTTGAATTTTGAAATCTGGTTTATTTCTTAaacatgtttcaagttgttcatGATTTCATTGTTGCacatttacaattatttattttttacagtaatgtttgGTTACTCAAACTATAAGAATAAAGTAATTCAAAACAATTGTATGGGCTCTACTATTAACATGAACGTGTATTTCATTAATTTAGCTGAGTAGGTGGGTTTCAGTTACCAGCCTGTAAATTTAAATATGGATTCCATGTCTGCAAATCCAATTTTTTAACgaaaccatataaataagaatCGATTCACCAAAATGGTCTCAAAACCCAGCCAACCAtgacttcagaggtgtataaagacctcacataatgaatcgttgtgtttttattagcttagaatgagctatttctatctacatacaccgcgggtcctcttacatggaattctccatgttgtttctacagtagccctaagcggacaaactgctctacagagcgcgtttcgtaaatacgttatctccttcggcaaagaagtgaaaacgtcttcgttctgtgtcagccactgtagtgctttaaACGggaggggaggggtggagtgagccgctggttgcaacctcaccactagatgctgctaaatttcatacactggacctttaaatcatAATGGTctgggaaaaaaaagaaaaaagtgtaGACATGTTATGAGCGCAAATTACTTTCAAACAAACGTACCTTAAATCTGTCGGGTACATCCTGCTGGTTAAGGGGGAAAAGTCGCACAAACTTGAAACTTTCTGCCACCACATAAAATGGTTTGTTGTGCGCTTTGGAGCAAACTGCCATCTGATAGGTACCAAtctaagagaaataaaaaagtattagatgattatttttacatttcaaagaTATATTAAACAGCATGAGAACAACGGCGGTACTTTTCCTGACCTTGTTGATAACACCTCCGCTCTCCACAACACCTTCAGCTCCCACGATCACCAGATCCACTTTCTCCATGATGTATCTGAAATCATAGCGTCTCAAATGTTATTTGGTAAAAAATGAACTTTCCCTCGTAAAGTCGTATACTAACTACACCAAATCACCTAAGTCCATCTCTTACTTACCCGACCGCAGCATCCAGCACTACTGTCACAGGAATATTGAGTTTGCGCAGTTTTTCTGCCATAAGTTTACTTGGGGGAAAACAAGAATGtagcattaaaaaatgtaatggctATTTCTGTATAATGCACATTCTATATTTATACTTCTATATTTGCATTCTGTGTTTAAAGtcttttgcatgtctctgtttttctctgcactccctaaaagtatttattgtgTATATCCAAACATTTATTCATAGACTATGCTATTTGCCCTTCTGGTTAGATGCTAACTGCTTTTATAATTGGCTCTCTAGGCCTACTTGTATTCTAAACAATGACGATAGTTGAATGAAATCTGCCTAAGTAAACATCATCCATAGCAAGGTGTTCAGTTTTATATCAAAGAAAAGAGAATGAGAAATGACTCACCCCACTGAATCCGGCTGTGATTCAGTAACATATACCGTGAAACGTTTGTTATCAGCGGCTGCGTTTTCCAGAACCTTTAACACAACTCTCGATGAAGAGTGTGTCAGGATTTTCTGCAGGACAAAAGCAGAGGTGCGTGTTTTTTTCATGAGCAGAATGTTTCATAAATAAGTTCTTTCATTTCATACGTTTCATTTTTACGACCATACTTACAGCTCCATCTTTGATAAATGTGTGGCAAAGTTTAGCCACTTTTTCCCTAGACAAGGATATTTTCTTCAAGAACAGTTCTCCTCTCTCTATCATCACATTCTTACACCGTGAGAGATCCTGTGGGGCAAAAAGCAGGTGATCTTTGATCTCAAAACAGAAAGAGATCCTGTCATTCAGTGATGTGTAAATTAAAGACAAAATGTCAAACTGACGGGATGCTCCAGTGAGGTGAGGCTGATGAAGCGCAGGAAGAGTTCTCCTCCAGAAGACACGGCGACCGATGAATCCGTCTCCTGTAGTCTATGAATGGCCTGCGTCATGTTCTCTCTCAGGCCGAGGATAGTCTCACCTGGAGAATGACAGGCGTCAGTTCACATCCAGTGCTCATATACACTGATATAAGAAAAAGATCAGATTTGAGAAAAACAGACTCTGATCTCTCTTCAGGAACTCCAGCAGCGAGCTTATGGCAGCCACGGCTGAAGCCA contains:
- the vps33a gene encoding vacuolar protein sorting-associated protein 33A — translated: MASHLSYGRVNLNILREAARRDLREFLDKCSGSKAIVWDEYLTGPFGLIAQYSLLKEHEVEKMFTLKGGHIPSAAVKNIVFFVRPRLELMDIIAENVASEDKLQPPRDFHILFVPRRSLLCEQRLKEKGVLNSFTNIDEYILDLIPYDSDLLSMESENSFRECYLENDQTSLYHTAKGLMTLQALYGTIPQIFGKGECARHVANMMLRMKREFAGTLIPTLPVFDTLLLLDRNVDLLTPLATQLTYEGLIDEVYGITNGYVKLPPEKFAQKKQEEGGKDLPTEPKKLQLNSAEELYAEIRDKNFNAVGAALSKKAKIISAAFEERHNAKTVGEIKQFVSQLPHMQAARSSLANHTSIAELIKDITTSEVFFDNLTVEQEFMTGVDTDKVCMYIEDCIAQKDPLIKILRLVCMQSVCNNGLKQKLLDYYKREILQTYGYEHILTLNNLEKVGLLKPQSTMRNNYPTIRKTLKLWMEDTNEQNPNDISYVYSGYAPLSVRLTQLLARPGWRSIEEVLKMLPGPHFEERQQLPAGLHKKRQPGENRTTLVFFLGGVTYAEVAALRFLSQMEDSGTEYIIATTKLINGTSWIKSLMDHPEAPLF
- the eif2b1 gene encoding translation initiation factor eIF-2B subunit alpha — encoded protein: MEEKELVEYFRTQTRERPDVASAVAAISSLLEFLKRDQSETILGLRENMTQAIHRLQETDSSVAVSSGGELFLRFISLTSLEHPDLSRCKNVMIERGELFLKKISLSREKVAKLCHTFIKDGAKILTHSSSRVVLKVLENAAADNKRFTVYVTESQPDSVGKLMAEKLRKLNIPVTVVLDAAVGYIMEKVDLVIVGAEGVVESGGVINKIGTYQMAVCSKAHNKPFYVVAESFKFVRLFPLNQQDVPDRFKYKADVLKTAQDLNQEHPMIDYTPPSLITLLFTDLGVLTPSAVSDELIKLYL